The following proteins come from a genomic window of Elusimicrobiota bacterium:
- a CDS encoding diacylglycerol kinase family lipid kinase, whose translation MKYTFILNSAAGTGRDPAVFETAVRSAFNGGGRPHRFQRTEGRGHGWELARRAVADGFDAVVAIGGDGTINEVARALVGTPAALGILPKGSGNGLAREFNIPLDPTAAARALPAYRPLAIDVGRVNGELFFNVAGFGLDARIARAFENSESGGRRGRWPYIKLGVREFLRYRPSPLTLHHDGGQTRVTPLLVALANGKQYGSGARIAPDAVVNDGLLDVVVVENAPWHRLLVAVPRIFAGTFRRASYLRTIRTQRLRVDFGEERPYHLDGEVRSGRSLVVDLLPRALNVLVPPEFAAAPPRASRPGASTSHPNSTGGWENGGRPARPGEGRDAV comes from the coding sequence ATGAAATACACGTTCATCTTGAATTCGGCGGCGGGGACGGGCCGCGATCCCGCGGTCTTTGAAACCGCTGTGAGGAGCGCGTTCAACGGCGGCGGCCGGCCGCACCGCTTTCAGCGAACGGAAGGCCGCGGCCACGGGTGGGAACTGGCCCGGCGGGCCGTGGCCGATGGGTTCGACGCGGTCGTCGCCATCGGCGGCGACGGGACGATCAACGAGGTCGCTCGGGCCCTCGTCGGCACGCCCGCGGCGCTGGGCATCCTGCCCAAGGGATCGGGCAACGGATTGGCGCGCGAATTCAATATCCCCCTCGATCCCACCGCCGCCGCGCGCGCGCTGCCGGCGTACCGGCCCCTCGCTATCGACGTCGGACGCGTCAACGGCGAACTCTTTTTCAATGTCGCGGGGTTCGGCCTCGACGCCCGAATCGCCCGGGCGTTTGAAAACAGCGAGTCGGGCGGTCGCCGGGGTCGATGGCCCTACATCAAGCTGGGCGTGCGTGAGTTTCTTCGATACCGGCCGTCCCCTTTGACTTTGCATCACGACGGGGGCCAGACCCGGGTCACGCCCCTGCTGGTCGCCTTGGCCAATGGCAAACAATACGGCAGCGGCGCCCGCATCGCCCCCGACGCCGTGGTCAACGACGGTTTGTTGGACGTCGTGGTGGTGGAAAACGCCCCGTGGCACCGACTCCTCGTGGCCGTGCCCCGGATTTTCGCGGGCACCTTTCGCCGCGCGTCGTATCTGCGAACGATTCGAACGCAACGCCTCCGGGTCGATTTCGGCGAAGAACGTCCCTACCACCTGGACGGGGAAGTCCGCTCGGGGCGGTCGTTGGTCGTCGATCTTCTCCCCCGGGCGCTGAACGTCTTGGTGCCTCCCGAGTTCGCCGCCGCCCCCCCGCGAGCCTCCCGTCCGGGGGCCTCGACCTCACACCCAAATTCAACGGGAGGGTGGGAGAACGGGGGACGTCCCGCGCGGCCGGGCGAAGGCCGCGACGCGGTTTAG
- a CDS encoding chloride channel protein, with protein sequence MRPSPLPLAGVARHTLRWILLITPTAAAIGTACAFFLWALDRTTGLRWRYPALLWALPVIGVAIHGLYSRWGQKAEGGNDLVIEQIHSPGAGVPRRMAPLILAGTLLTHLGGGSSGREGTALQMGGGISAFFARVFDLSAADRRTLLMAGVAAGFGGVFGTPVAGAVFALEVAVLGHLDYEPLVPCLWAAVVGHWVCLSWGTHHTNYHQQIAVAPVLAPALTAKVLAAAVAFGLASALFVFVSHRARAAFRRWIPRPWLRPVAGGVLLIALTALLGTRDYLGLGVDAPPGAPDTVTLLSAFRDEGATPWSWLWKTLFTATTLGAGFKGGEVTPLFFVGATLGNVVAHLLAAPVDLFAGLGFVAVFAAAANTPLAGVVLGLELFGKENAVYFALAVFVAYAFSGPTGVYAGQRRSTPKPSGDKNLDRRSCSKIRLFFPNYITSLLGQREGVGGEVRPLGASAAPLIPRPLGGEGGRRSGEGVPPRRWHRRSLGGDRYNPPPAERETPPRSLLRDSRERGGRGGRLGPSGLAPRRGCRVRARRDRPGAVVAQAGSSPSPGKNRKPPRAGGKKLVPQRERETPAPGCRGERQRPPPRLKRRSPGPSGREEEGRSAGRKTARLARLSLAVGRLDRDGGAVAPVCGARDGPRAGRHERRAAAPRAR encoded by the coding sequence ATGCGCCCCTCTCCGCTCCCCCTCGCCGGCGTCGCGCGGCACACCCTGCGGTGGATCCTGTTGATCACCCCGACGGCCGCGGCCATCGGCACGGCCTGCGCGTTTTTCCTTTGGGCCCTCGACCGAACCACCGGATTGCGTTGGCGGTATCCCGCGCTGTTGTGGGCCTTGCCCGTGATCGGCGTGGCGATCCACGGACTTTACAGCCGATGGGGCCAAAAGGCCGAGGGCGGAAACGATCTGGTGATCGAACAGATCCACAGCCCAGGCGCCGGGGTGCCCCGCCGCATGGCGCCGTTGATCTTGGCGGGCACGTTGCTCACCCATTTGGGCGGCGGGTCCTCGGGACGGGAGGGAACAGCCCTTCAAATGGGGGGCGGCATCAGCGCGTTTTTCGCCCGCGTTTTTGACCTCTCCGCGGCGGACCGGCGGACCCTGTTGATGGCCGGGGTGGCGGCGGGGTTCGGCGGGGTTTTCGGGACCCCCGTCGCTGGCGCGGTGTTCGCACTTGAAGTGGCGGTCCTTGGTCACCTGGATTACGAACCCCTCGTCCCCTGCCTTTGGGCGGCGGTGGTCGGCCATTGGGTTTGCCTGTCCTGGGGAACCCACCACACCAATTACCACCAACAGATCGCCGTGGCCCCGGTTCTCGCGCCCGCGCTCACGGCCAAGGTGCTGGCCGCGGCGGTGGCGTTCGGGCTCGCGAGCGCTCTCTTCGTTTTCGTGTCTCACCGGGCGCGCGCCGCCTTCCGTCGATGGATTCCCCGCCCTTGGCTCCGTCCCGTGGCCGGGGGCGTCCTTTTGATCGCCTTGACGGCGCTTTTGGGGACCCGGGATTACTTGGGGCTGGGGGTGGACGCGCCGCCGGGCGCCCCCGACACCGTGACCCTTTTATCGGCGTTCCGGGACGAGGGCGCCACCCCGTGGAGTTGGTTGTGGAAGACCCTCTTCACCGCGACGACCCTCGGCGCGGGCTTTAAAGGCGGTGAAGTGACGCCGCTGTTTTTTGTCGGGGCCACCCTGGGGAACGTCGTGGCCCACCTCCTGGCCGCGCCCGTGGATCTGTTCGCGGGTCTCGGGTTCGTGGCCGTCTTCGCGGCGGCCGCCAACACGCCGTTGGCGGGGGTGGTGCTGGGTTTGGAATTGTTCGGGAAGGAAAACGCCGTCTACTTCGCCCTCGCGGTTTTCGTGGCCTACGCTTTCAGCGGTCCCACCGGGGTGTACGCCGGGCAACGGCGGAGCACGCCGAAACCGTCGGGCGATAAAAACCTTGATAGACGAAGTTGTTCCAAAATTCGCCTGTTCTTTCCCAACTATATCACATCACTATTGGGACAGCGTGAAGGTGTCGGGGGAGAAGTGCGTCCGCTCGGCGCGAGCGCCGCGCCTTTGATCCCTCGCCCCCTTGGGGGAGAGGGTGGCCGAAGGTCGGGAGAGGGGGTCCCGCCCCGTCGGTGGCATCGTCGGTCACTTGGCGGTGACCGTTATAACCCGCCACCCGCAGAGAGAGAGACACCGCCGCGCTCTCTATTAAGAGACAGCAGAGAGCGGGGAGGCAGAGGCGGAAGGCTCGGGCCTTCGGGCCTCGCCCCGCGCCGGGGCTGTCGCGTCCGCGCCCGGCGTGATCGTCCCGGCGCTGTCGTCGCGCAGGCTGGATCGTCACCGTCGCCTGGGAAAAACCGGAAGCCGCCACGCGCGGGAGGAAAGAAGCTGGTCCCGCAGAGGGAGAGGGAAACCCCCGCGCCTGGCTGTCGCGGCGAAAGGCAGAGGCCGCCGCCGCGCTTGAAAAGAAGAAGCCCCGGCCCTTCGGGCCGGGAGGAAGAAGGCCGCTCGGCGGGCCGAAAGACGGCCCGCCTCGCTCGGTTGTCGCTGGCGGTTGGACGGCTGGACCGGGACGGCGGGGCCGTCGCTCCGGTTTGCGGAGCGCGAGACGGGCCGCGCGCGGGCCGCCACGAAAGACGCGCGGCGGCCCCACGCGCTCGTTGA
- a CDS encoding thermonuclease family protein — protein sequence MSKDMVLSVPQFEKLAKDLQRLVDEGRDKAKAANNAIFLKTCWAMGGRIEVEDLAENAGYATTVMERLAKPLKTDRTTLVRCVQFYRAYPKGAPDTPLTWSHYRYLLTLGTDKERVYYEEKAIKEGWTREQLAKAINAEDYLAPKDGSKKAKKLPRPTSPFFTFRAEVLRVVDGDTIVFRVDLGFQVWKEQIIRLAGVDAPALKEGGEEAFEYVRAQMGKAKTVVIQTNKIDIYGRYVAHVYYSFDENDSWEKVFASGRYLSQDLLDRSLARAV from the coding sequence ATGAGCAAGGACATGGTGTTGAGCGTCCCGCAGTTCGAGAAGTTGGCGAAGGACTTACAGCGGTTGGTGGACGAGGGCCGGGACAAGGCGAAGGCGGCGAACAACGCCATTTTCTTGAAGACGTGTTGGGCTATGGGCGGACGGATCGAGGTAGAAGACCTGGCCGAGAACGCGGGGTATGCGACGACGGTCATGGAACGGCTGGCGAAACCTTTGAAGACGGACCGAACAACGCTCGTCCGATGCGTCCAGTTCTACCGGGCGTATCCGAAGGGAGCGCCCGACACGCCTTTGACGTGGAGCCATTACCGCTACCTTTTGACGCTTGGGACGGACAAGGAACGGGTTTACTACGAGGAGAAAGCAATCAAGGAAGGCTGGACGCGGGAGCAGTTGGCGAAGGCGATCAACGCCGAGGACTACTTGGCCCCGAAGGACGGCTCTAAGAAGGCCAAGAAGCTCCCTCGTCCAACGTCTCCTTTTTTCACCTTCCGGGCGGAAGTTCTCCGGGTGGTGGACGGGGACACGATCGTTTTCCGGGTGGACCTGGGCTTTCAGGTCTGGAAAGAGCAGATCATCCGCCTGGCTGGCGTGGATGCCCCGGCCTTGAAGGAGGGCGGGGAGGAAGCTTTTGAATACGTCCGGGCGCAGATGGGGAAGGCAAAAACGGTTGTGATCCAGACGAACAAGATAGACATCTACGGGCGGTACGTGGCGCATGTCTATTACAGTTTCGACGAGAACGACAGTTGGGAGAAGGTCTTCGCTTCCGGGCGCTACTTGAGCCAAGACCTTCTTGACCGGAGCTTGGCGAGAGCCGTTTAG
- a CDS encoding DUF2726 domain-containing protein, with product MSREPDEDMRRAVEDGTHEGLNDLEYAFLVELAREGKAEKAAACVGIGGEVMRSLLRKLEGMDLLDAAARMLPELRDVLLQDPRNGKTMSILGKPKVAEFYRRLKREYGFVHPEIPLAAFIREAAVKECLGRKEDRWYFLTARVDFLVCDRDGFPRLAFEYQGGGHETPEKRKKDALKRKLLEAADIPLREVGPGAAQALPPVNEDESSPARSLVSDWGKSSPARRFESYLSTIQGEPMEPEYPTNWNHLKKEYVAVLGFQGGAVERRLLGKQVGMKRDGRSADLEFKADELPDALPVGTTLEIRDGSHKHLLTSYFRKDAGGWRLLKRKEGASALFQKDEDAE from the coding sequence ATGAGCCGAGAGCCGGACGAGGACATGCGCCGGGCGGTGGAAGACGGTACCCATGAGGGCTTGAACGATTTGGAATACGCCTTCCTGGTGGAACTGGCTCGGGAAGGGAAGGCCGAGAAGGCGGCGGCCTGTGTGGGGATCGGCGGGGAGGTCATGAGGAGTCTCCTTCGGAAACTGGAAGGGATGGACTTGCTAGACGCCGCCGCCCGGATGCTCCCGGAGTTGCGGGACGTTTTGCTCCAAGACCCCCGGAACGGCAAGACCATGTCCATCCTCGGCAAGCCGAAGGTCGCGGAGTTTTACCGACGGTTGAAGCGGGAGTATGGTTTCGTCCACCCGGAGATCCCCTTGGCGGCCTTCATCCGAGAAGCGGCGGTAAAGGAGTGCTTGGGGCGGAAGGAAGACCGTTGGTACTTCCTGACGGCCCGCGTGGACTTCCTGGTCTGCGACCGGGACGGCTTCCCGCGCCTGGCTTTTGAGTACCAGGGCGGCGGCCACGAAACCCCGGAGAAGCGGAAGAAAGACGCGCTGAAACGGAAGCTCCTAGAGGCCGCCGACATTCCTTTGCGGGAGGTCGGGCCGGGCGCGGCCCAGGCGTTGCCGCCCGTGAATGAGGACGAATCCAGCCCCGCCCGGTCCCTGGTGTCGGATTGGGGCAAGTCGTCCCCCGCCCGCCGGTTTGAGTCCTACCTGTCCACGATCCAGGGCGAACCGATGGAGCCCGAATACCCGACCAACTGGAACCACCTCAAGAAGGAATACGTCGCGGTCCTCGGATTCCAGGGCGGGGCCGTGGAGCGCCGCCTTTTGGGGAAGCAAGTCGGGATGAAGCGGGACGGGCGCTCGGCGGACCTGGAATTCAAGGCGGACGAGTTGCCCGACGCCCTGCCGGTCGGGACGACGTTGGAGATTCGGGACGGCTCCCACAAGCACCTTTTGACGAGCTACTTCCGAAAGGACGCGGGCGGCTGGCGGCTGTTGAAGCGGAAGGAAGGGGCGTCGGCCTTGTTCCAAAAGGATGAGGACGCGGAGTGA
- a CDS encoding metal-sensing transcriptional repressor has protein sequence MAELTELQAQLKRRLARLGGQVEALEKMIDQGEKWEKMLELAAAVEGATDQVTADLFEGYLDSLGSKASKDARKVLSLVLKRL, from the coding sequence ATGGCCGAATTGACGGAACTCCAAGCGCAATTGAAACGTCGGTTGGCCCGCCTCGGGGGCCAGGTCGAAGCCCTGGAAAAGATGATTGACCAGGGCGAGAAGTGGGAAAAGATGTTGGAGCTTGCCGCCGCCGTGGAAGGGGCGACGGATCAGGTGACGGCGGACCTGTTTGAGGGATACCTGGACTCCTTGGGGAGCAAGGCCAGCAAGGACGCGCGGAAGGTTTTGAGCTTGGTGTTGAAGCGGCTGTAA
- a CDS encoding chemotaxis protein, translating into MGQKIAVAIIHGIGRTEPDFADGLMKDLRRQFTAEGADAPDLVMKPVYWSPVLQGGEDELWRRVKRGGPMDFTRLRRFMLDFAADAIAYQPLPREKKVYEAIHRVVAQTFRALAREAGPKAPLCVIAHSLGTVVASNYLYDLQTAPRKDILPKTVKKEMEKTPLEKGETLAFLYTLGSPIALWSLRYTDFGRPVRVPAPGLKRHWRKLSGEWVNFYDEDDVIGYPLKTVNAAYGKAVTRDRAVSVGGVFTGWTPLSHTDYWTDGSVTGLVAKSLAKAWKKLNF; encoded by the coding sequence ATGGGCCAGAAAATAGCGGTCGCCATCATTCATGGCATCGGGCGGACGGAGCCGGATTTTGCCGACGGCCTGATGAAGGACTTGCGACGGCAGTTTACCGCCGAAGGGGCCGACGCGCCGGACTTGGTGATGAAGCCCGTCTATTGGTCGCCGGTCCTTCAAGGCGGGGAGGATGAGTTATGGCGGCGGGTCAAGCGCGGTGGTCCTATGGATTTCACGCGGCTGCGTCGGTTCATGCTGGACTTCGCGGCGGATGCAATCGCCTATCAGCCGTTGCCGCGAGAAAAGAAAGTCTATGAGGCCATTCACCGGGTCGTCGCCCAAACCTTCCGCGCCTTGGCGCGGGAGGCTGGGCCGAAGGCTCCTCTTTGTGTGATCGCCCATAGCCTGGGAACCGTCGTCGCCTCCAACTACCTTTACGATCTACAGACGGCCCCCCGAAAAGACATTCTCCCCAAAACGGTCAAGAAAGAGATGGAGAAGACGCCACTAGAGAAGGGCGAGACGTTGGCCTTCCTCTACACGTTGGGGAGCCCTATCGCCCTATGGAGCCTCCGATATACCGATTTCGGCAGACCGGTCCGGGTACCAGCTCCGGGACTGAAAAGGCATTGGCGGAAGCTCTCCGGAGAGTGGGTCAATTTTTACGATGAGGACGACGTGATCGGCTATCCGTTGAAGACGGTCAACGCGGCCTATGGGAAGGCCGTCACGCGGGACCGGGCTGTCAGCGTGGGCGGGGTTTTCACCGGCTGGACCCCTCTTTCCCATACCGACTATTGGACCGATGGAAGCGTGACGGGACTGGTCGCCAAGAGTCTGGCGAAGGCGTGGAAAAAGTTAAACTTCTGA
- a CDS encoding PH domain-containing protein — MSFIDKSLLGDEKVIHRTKRHWIVFFWPAVLLVLAVYGFSKGGGGAVWGVLLVFTSIITSIICWLERWTAEFGVTNKRVLVKVGLIRRNSLEILLPKVEGVHVQQSILGRMLGYGTIIVNGTGGSKQPFHKIDGPMEFRKQVHEQMNPA; from the coding sequence GTGAGCTTCATTGACAAAAGCCTGCTTGGTGACGAGAAGGTAATTCATCGGACGAAACGGCATTGGATTGTTTTCTTTTGGCCCGCGGTTCTCCTGGTGTTGGCGGTGTACGGGTTTTCAAAGGGCGGAGGCGGGGCCGTTTGGGGCGTCCTCTTGGTTTTCACCTCGATCATCACTTCCATCATCTGCTGGCTTGAAAGATGGACTGCGGAGTTCGGCGTGACCAACAAGAGGGTCTTAGTCAAGGTCGGCCTGATTCGTCGCAACTCCCTGGAAATCCTTCTGCCGAAGGTGGAAGGCGTCCATGTCCAGCAAAGCATCTTGGGACGGATGCTTGGGTACGGGACGATCATCGTCAACGGTACGGGCGGCTCCAAGCAGCCTTTCCACAAGATCGACGGGCCTATGGAGTTCCGCAAGCAAGTCCACGAACAGATGAACCCCGCCTGA
- a CDS encoding peroxiredoxin gives MLKEGVVAPDFSAVLDDGQRFQLSAYKGEKNVVLYFYPRNFTPGCTRQACLFRDNYGGLDAYDAILVGISNNTADSHVRFRVKYKLPFPLIADPDKKLIELYDAKGPLGLLTARVTYVIDKVGVIRRVLRHDFAVNRHWPETRDALSALKNTGQPTS, from the coding sequence ATGCTCAAAGAAGGCGTTGTTGCGCCGGATTTCTCGGCGGTTCTTGACGACGGCCAACGTTTCCAGTTGTCGGCGTACAAGGGCGAGAAGAACGTTGTCCTCTATTTCTATCCGCGGAATTTCACGCCGGGATGCACCCGCCAAGCGTGTTTGTTCCGGGACAACTATGGCGGGCTGGATGCATATGACGCGATCCTCGTCGGCATCAGCAACAATACCGCAGATTCCCACGTGAGATTCCGTGTTAAATACAAACTTCCGTTTCCCCTCATCGCTGATCCCGACAAAAAACTGATCGAGCTGTATGACGCCAAAGGGCCGCTCGGTCTGCTCACGGCGCGGGTCACGTATGTTATTGATAAAGTCGGCGTTATTCGCCGGGTTCTCCGTCATGATTTTGCGGTGAACCGTCATTGGCCGGAAACCCGGGACGCCCTATCAGCGCTAAAAAATACCGGTCAACCGACGAGCTGA
- a CDS encoding efflux RND transporter permease subunit — MKLADVSISRPIFATMMISALVVLGLFSYGRLGVDLFPNIDLPIVTVSTTLRGASPEEIETSLTKQIEEAVNTISGIDELRSTSFEGLSQVIVTFVLEKDADVGAQEVRDAVGRVLADLPQGTDPPVIQKFDPGAAPVMSIAVSGALPLREITEIAKKRIKEPLETIKGVGKISMVGGREREVHAVVNPMKLAAFKLSIKQVKEALQQQNIEVPGGRVEQSRRELVLRTMGRIESPKEFERVVIANVNGVPVRVRDIGRVEDAEEEPRSLARLDGTSAVSLIVQKQSGMNTVEVIQRVKEDLADLKAALPPGVSAKVVRDQSEFILGSVHTVQEHLVLGAILASVVVLLFMGSFRSTLIAAVAIPTSLIATYILMDTAGFTLNNMTLLGLALAVGVVIDDAIVVLENIFRHMEEDGAPAMRAAGEATREIGTAVMATTLSLVIIFLPLAYMPGIVGRFLKEYGFTVAFAIMVSLFVAFTLTPMLCSRFLKIQHGPKNKLQLWVDRLNDYLKERYGRMVEWSMRRRRLMVAATILTILSTGVIIRFVGKDFIPPDDAGEFQITIKSPEGTSIKAMDLILKQIEAEVNRLPDVESLLASIGEGEGASVNDGLVYVRLAPLGKRKANQFVVMALARKALAKYEGLRIGVTPIAAISGGGFKSSDFNYVISGPDLDRLRDYSAAIVERLKKAPGIVDVDTSLTYAKPELRVRIDRDRAQDLGVKIEDIANSLRTMVGGEEDITKYKEGDDLYQVRLRVDKNYRDRPDVISGLYVPSSKVGLVRLDSVATLVEARGPSQIDRVNRQRSVTITANLQGAPIGYAIDKANEVVKELNLPPDYKTGLLGKAKEFGRMMKGFLVAFGLSFIFMYMVLASQFESFVHPVTIMMTLPLSIPFALISLLVMGQNLTIFSIMGIFMLFGIVKKNAILQVDYTNTLRERGMERDKAILEANKTRLRPILMTTIVLVAAMLPVAFGGGPGAANRATMAVVIVGGQSLCLLITLLVVPVFYSLFDDATQWVKARMGGDS; from the coding sequence ATGAAGCTCGCCGACGTCAGCATCAGCCGTCCCATCTTCGCGACCATGATGATCTCGGCGCTGGTCGTGCTCGGCCTTTTCTCCTACGGCCGGCTCGGCGTCGACCTGTTTCCGAATATCGACCTGCCCATCGTGACGGTCTCCACGACGTTGCGGGGCGCGAGCCCCGAGGAGATCGAAACCTCGCTCACCAAGCAGATCGAGGAGGCGGTCAACACGATCTCCGGCATCGACGAGCTGCGCTCGACGAGCTTTGAAGGCCTGAGCCAGGTGATCGTCACCTTCGTGTTGGAGAAGGACGCGGACGTCGGCGCCCAGGAGGTCCGCGACGCGGTCGGACGGGTGCTGGCCGATCTCCCGCAGGGCACCGATCCCCCGGTGATCCAGAAATTCGACCCCGGCGCCGCGCCCGTGATGTCGATCGCCGTCAGCGGCGCTCTGCCCCTGCGGGAGATCACCGAAATCGCCAAGAAGAGGATCAAGGAGCCGCTCGAGACGATCAAGGGCGTGGGCAAGATCAGCATGGTCGGCGGCCGCGAGCGGGAGGTCCACGCCGTGGTCAACCCGATGAAGCTCGCCGCCTTCAAGCTCTCGATCAAGCAGGTCAAGGAGGCGCTCCAGCAGCAGAACATCGAGGTCCCGGGCGGCCGCGTGGAGCAGAGCCGGCGCGAACTCGTGCTGCGCACGATGGGGCGCATCGAGTCCCCGAAAGAGTTCGAGAGGGTCGTCATCGCCAACGTGAACGGCGTGCCCGTGCGCGTGCGCGACATCGGCCGCGTGGAGGACGCCGAGGAGGAGCCCCGCTCGCTGGCCCGTCTCGACGGCACGAGCGCGGTCTCTTTGATCGTGCAAAAGCAGTCGGGCATGAATACGGTCGAGGTGATCCAGCGGGTCAAGGAAGACCTCGCGGACCTCAAGGCGGCCCTCCCTCCGGGCGTCTCCGCCAAGGTCGTGCGCGACCAGTCCGAGTTCATCCTGGGCTCCGTGCACACGGTCCAGGAGCACTTGGTCTTGGGGGCGATCCTCGCGAGCGTCGTCGTCCTTCTGTTCATGGGGAGCTTTCGCAGCACCTTGATCGCGGCCGTGGCCATCCCGACGAGCCTCATCGCGACCTACATCCTGATGGACACGGCCGGGTTCACGCTCAACAACATGACCCTGCTGGGCCTGGCCCTCGCGGTCGGCGTCGTCATCGACGACGCCATCGTGGTGCTCGAGAACATCTTCCGGCACATGGAGGAGGATGGCGCTCCCGCCATGCGCGCCGCCGGCGAGGCGACCCGGGAGATCGGCACGGCCGTCATGGCCACGACTTTGTCGCTCGTCATCATCTTCCTGCCGTTGGCCTACATGCCCGGCATCGTGGGGCGCTTCCTCAAGGAATACGGCTTCACAGTGGCCTTCGCCATCATGGTGAGCCTCTTCGTGGCCTTCACCTTGACGCCGATGCTCTGTTCGCGGTTCCTTAAAATCCAGCACGGTCCCAAAAACAAGCTGCAACTGTGGGTCGATCGCCTCAACGACTATCTCAAGGAGCGCTACGGCCGGATGGTCGAGTGGTCGATGCGCCGCCGCCGGCTGATGGTCGCCGCCACGATCCTCACGATCCTGTCCACCGGCGTCATCATCCGCTTCGTAGGCAAGGATTTCATCCCGCCGGACGACGCCGGCGAGTTCCAGATCACGATCAAGTCGCCCGAAGGGACCTCGATCAAGGCCATGGACCTCATTCTCAAGCAGATCGAGGCGGAGGTCAACCGGCTGCCGGACGTCGAGAGCCTGCTCGCCTCGATCGGCGAAGGCGAGGGGGCGAGCGTCAACGACGGACTGGTCTATGTCCGCTTGGCGCCCCTCGGCAAGAGGAAGGCCAACCAGTTCGTGGTTATGGCCCTGGCGCGCAAGGCGCTGGCCAAATATGAGGGGCTGCGGATCGGGGTCACGCCCATCGCCGCCATCTCGGGAGGAGGCTTCAAGTCATCGGACTTCAACTACGTGATCTCCGGCCCGGACCTCGACCGCTTGAGGGACTACTCGGCCGCCATCGTCGAACGCCTCAAGAAGGCCCCGGGCATCGTGGACGTGGACACTTCGCTCACCTACGCCAAGCCTGAGCTCAGGGTCCGCATCGACCGCGACCGCGCCCAGGACCTCGGCGTCAAAATCGAGGACATCGCCAACAGCCTGCGCACGATGGTCGGCGGCGAGGAGGACATCACCAAGTACAAGGAGGGCGACGATCTCTATCAAGTGCGCCTGCGCGTGGACAAGAATTACCGCGACCGGCCGGACGTGATCTCGGGACTGTACGTGCCGTCCTCCAAGGTCGGCTTGGTCCGCCTGGACAGCGTGGCGACCCTCGTGGAGGCGCGCGGCCCGTCGCAGATCGACCGCGTCAACCGCCAGCGCTCGGTCACCATCACCGCCAACCTGCAGGGCGCGCCGATCGGTTACGCCATCGACAAGGCCAACGAGGTGGTCAAGGAACTTAACCTGCCGCCCGACTACAAGACGGGGCTGCTCGGCAAGGCGAAGGAGTTCGGGCGCATGATGAAGGGCTTCCTGGTCGCCTTCGGGCTCTCTTTCATCTTCATGTACATGGTGCTGGCTTCCCAGTTCGAGAGCTTCGTCCATCCGGTGACCATCATGATGACCTTGCCGCTCTCCATCCCGTTCGCCCTGATCTCCCTGCTCGTCATGGGCCAGAACCTCACGATCTTCTCGATCATGGGCATATTCATGCTCTTCGGCATCGTCAAAAAGAACGCCATCCTCCAGGTGGACTACACGAACACGCTGCGCGAGCGCGGCATGGAGCGCGACAAGGCCATCCTGGAGGCGAACAAGACGCGCCTGCGGCCCATCCTCATGACCACCATCGTGCTCGTGGCCGCCATGCTGCCGGTGGCCTTCGGCGGCGGGCCTGGCGCGGCCAACCGGGCGACGATGGCCGTCGTCATCGTGGGCGGGCAATCGCTTTGCCTTCTGATCACCCTGCTCGTCGTGCCCGTCTTCTACTCGCTCTTCGACGACGCCACGCAATGGGTCAAGGCCCGCATGGGAGGCGATTCATGA